A window from Intestinimonas massiliensis (ex Afouda et al. 2020) encodes these proteins:
- a CDS encoding PspC domain-containing protein: MNEPKKLYRLDHGMLAGVCGGVAEYFNMDPSLVRLLWVVLTVVSFSLGFWVYLIAAIILPRKSDVYPGY; this comes from the coding sequence ATGAACGAACCGAAAAAGCTCTATCGCCTGGACCATGGGATGCTGGCCGGCGTCTGCGGCGGCGTGGCCGAATATTTTAACATGGACCCCAGCCTGGTGCGGCTGTTGTGGGTGGTGCTCACCGTCGTCAGCTTCTCGCTGGGCTTCTGGGTCTACCTCATCGCCGCCATCATCCTGCCCAGAAAGAGCGACGTCTACCCCGGCTATTGA
- a CDS encoding MGMT family protein: MSYYDKVYALVRQIPPGRAATYGQLALMTGSPRASRAVGYAMAACTDSAIPCHRVMARDGVIREHAFGPGVQRAMLEAEGVPFTPDGRVDLARCRWDGR, encoded by the coding sequence GTGAGCTATTATGACAAGGTATATGCCCTGGTGCGGCAGATTCCGCCCGGCCGGGCGGCCACCTACGGCCAGCTCGCCCTGATGACGGGCAGCCCCCGGGCCTCCCGGGCGGTGGGCTACGCCATGGCGGCCTGTACCGACTCCGCCATTCCCTGCCACCGGGTGATGGCCCGGGACGGCGTCATCCGGGAGCACGCCTTTGGCCCTGGGGTCCAGCGGGCCATGCTGGAGGCGGAGGGAGTCCCCTTCACCCCCGACGGGCGGGTGGATTTGGCCCGCTGCCGCTGGGACGGTCGGTGA
- a CDS encoding DUF2156 domain-containing protein: MIDFRTPQPSDKAWVDALLAQADYRGCDYNFTNLFVWSRAYGQEIAQVDGFLVTHLCGRMGCSYMYPAGSGDLAAAIDILAREADERRQPLRLVCLTTRQMEELDRLMPGRFAYEADRDGFDYLYDIDRLADLTGKKLHAKRNHINRFMDNNPSWVYEEITPQTLPECLEMDQEWYRRSMVREGAAEERDLGDEGIALRTAMDHYHALGLEGGLIRVYGEVVAFTMGDRLNSDTYDVHFEKAYGELQGAYAMINREFARWVRAKHPNVRYLNREDDMGVEGLRKAKESYYPDRMVEKYAATQR, encoded by the coding sequence ATGATCGACTTCCGAACGCCGCAGCCCTCGGACAAAGCCTGGGTGGACGCCCTGCTGGCCCAGGCGGACTACCGGGGCTGCGACTATAATTTTACCAATCTGTTTGTCTGGAGCCGGGCCTATGGCCAGGAGATCGCCCAGGTGGACGGGTTTCTGGTCACTCATCTGTGCGGACGGATGGGGTGCAGCTACATGTATCCGGCGGGCAGCGGCGACTTGGCCGCCGCCATCGACATCCTGGCCCGGGAGGCCGACGAGCGGCGGCAGCCCCTGCGGCTGGTCTGCCTCACCACCCGGCAGATGGAGGAGCTGGACCGGCTCATGCCCGGCCGCTTTGCCTATGAGGCCGACCGGGACGGCTTCGATTACCTCTACGACATCGACCGCCTGGCCGATCTGACCGGCAAAAAGCTCCACGCCAAGCGCAACCACATCAACCGCTTTATGGACAATAACCCCTCCTGGGTCTATGAGGAAATCACCCCCCAAACCCTGCCCGAGTGCCTGGAAATGGATCAGGAGTGGTATCGGCGCAGCATGGTCCGGGAGGGCGCCGCCGAAGAGCGGGACCTGGGCGACGAGGGCATCGCCCTGCGCACCGCCATGGACCATTACCACGCTCTGGGCCTGGAGGGGGGGCTCATCCGGGTGTACGGGGAGGTAGTGGCCTTTACCATGGGGGACCGCCTCAACTCCGACACCTACGACGTCCACTTTGAGAAGGCCTACGGCGAGCTCCAGGGGGCCTACGCCATGATCAACCGGGAATTTGCCCGGTGGGTCCGGGCCAAGCACCCCAACGTCCGGTACCTCAACCGGGAGGACGACATGGGGGTGGAGGGCCTGCGCAAGGCCAAGGAATCCTACTACCCCGACCGGATGGTGGAAAAATACGCCGCGACCCAGCGGTAG